One segment of Zonotrichia albicollis isolate bZonAlb1 chromosome 4, bZonAlb1.hap1, whole genome shotgun sequence DNA contains the following:
- the DNAJB9 gene encoding dnaJ homolog subfamily B member 9 codes for MATTQSVFTFALCILMITELILATESYYDILGVPKNASDRQIKKAFHKLAMKYHPDKNKSPGAEAKFREIAEAYETLSDENKRREYDQLGRHGGRGSSGSPFHQSFNFNFDDLFKDFDLFSQNSRSKKHFENHFRGHREAHNRQRRSFQEFSFGGGLFDDVFENMEKMFSFSDFENAHRHAVRTDARFHGSSKHCRTVTQRRGNMVTTYTDCSGQ; via the exons ATGGCCACTACACAATCTGTCTTCACATTTGCTCTCTGCATTTTAATGATAACGGAATTAATTCTGGCTACAGAGAGCTATTATGATATCTTAGGAGTTCCAAAAAACGCATCTGACCGCCAGATTAAGAAGGCATTTCACAAGCTGGCTATGAAATACCACCCTGACAAAAATAAGAGTCCTGGAGCAGAAGCGAAATTTAGAGAAATTGCTGAAG CATACGAAACATTGTCAGATGAGAATAAACGAAGAGAATATGATCAGCTTGGTCGTCATGGAGGCAGAGGAAGTAGTGGAAGTCCATTCCATCAGTCATTTAATTTCAACTTTGATGATCTCTTCAAAGACTTTGACCTGTTTAGTCAAAACTCGCGGTCAAAAAAGCACTTTGAAAATCACTTCCGAGGCCATCGGGAGGCTCATAACCGGCAAAGACGTTCTTTCCAAGAGTTTTCTTTTGGAGGTGGACTGTTTGATGATGTGtttgaaaatatggaaaaaatgttttccttcagTGACTTTGAAAATGCACACAGACATGCGGTGCGAACTGATGCCAGGTTTCATGGATCCAGCAAGCACTGCAGGACTGTCACTCAGAGACGAGGAAACATGGTTACCACATACACCGACTGCTCTGGACAATAA